gaaatatgtctttcaaattttaagttttgatgcgatatagtaatgaccaatgtaatttaaaaattgtgaatcttacgagttgaagcagagaattctactaaagggaaatatcatttataagtgtttcagtgatttttccgatatctgtgttgattcttacttgtaggggatttaaaattaaatttgtatctctttgacaaatgtattgtctttctcttatttttagcctacctgtagatgtctaataagttattgggtttacctgtaggtgtccaataagttgacaattactgtccattatttttaagaacggacagtatctatccattcttaaaaataatggacagcaatttgtcaacttattggacatctacaggtaaccttttcactacaagtggactttcttctatataaaagcctaaaaagacaaaggattgcgtaacaaaaatgttttaatttcacttcatatttcttttataatgtGCAAAAGCTTGTGTTGCACTGGTCACAAACGAATGACAATTTTTCTGGTTGATGTTTCCTTTTTACATGCCTACGCAATTCAGTATTGGTCTTGAATTCCTGACTACAACTTTCCCACAATTAAAGTGTACCCATCTCATGGAATGACGTTCTATGGCTTGATGCCTGAAACAAAGGAGACAAATCTGTATAGTAGAGTTTGGAATTAGGGAATATGTAAACGGAACAATTGAATTCAGGAAACGTCGAATTTATATTGTTACAGACTATCATAACATGATGGCAATTTATCAAGGGTTTTACAGGTCGAAATAACCTTTTATGTCCTGGATACGAACAGTCATTGTTACATCTGTCGTAagcaaagtttgatgattcatGTATAGATCTGCTATTGTTTCAATTGGAAGGAGATAGTCATAGGATATTTTTCCAGTAGCCACTGTCATCGTTGGAAACTTAAAcaaacaggtgtggcacgataaagaccccttcctgctcaaaggccgtaagcatcTAGCATAACCAGTAAGCCTAAATTACCATCAATGGTGAAGTCTCCGTATgaattaaacaacattcaacCAACAAATCCTCATATTTTACAGTGTAATTAAAGTTGTAGCTGATCAATTTTCAGAACCTTGAAAATAATATCGAACttaaaacattaattaataGCATATGAATCTAACTCTAATTTGTTGAGTACTTCCGTTAACAAATAAAACAGGAATAGGGAAATTTTTGTTTCCCCGACCTCAAAATATGCCATGATTGTACCGTGAAATTCCAATGATCAATGTAGAAGTAAGCCAGCTATGCGCCAACTTGGTCCCTTCCATGTTTTTATTCACTTGGTTATCTTATGGATTTCGGCAAAAGATTCGAATTCATCCAATAACACATGCGATGGGTAAGTCACTCATacatattttaattgatttgtCCGCCGTTTTCTAGAACTAGTTAGCAATCCCTGAAATTTAGTATTCGCCTGAAAAGAGCTGAGATGAcagattttaaatatttgtagaGAATGCTGTGAAGGTTACATATGGGACACCAAGGGTACTAGTTGTATAGGTAAGGGTAAAACCATGTTTTACACATTATGTTTTTGTTCGTTTTCTTTTAGCATCATCGTCTATTATATCggatattatatattttgtaccAATCACATgataaaaacttaaaatttaataattaagtttttCTTCAATTGGAAAACAAGAATGTGCTGTTGGATATTATGGAGCAAATTGTTCTGAGAAGTGCCCGCCACCTTCCTATGGACAGCACTGTCAAAACACCTGCAAGTGTGAGAACTGTGATCACGTCAGCGGATGTGGTAAGAGATTGCTGCATATACTGACTATTCAACAAGCCCGCGTCTCATTTAATGCAAACATAGTTTTACGAATGTTGGCTTGGGAGACCCCaaactatttcattttttaGCGTAGGTTTTGacaacaaatattgttaaattcGTAATCTTGTTGAAACAATTGGTTCAACGCTAGTACACGATTTCTTTTGTAAGACTGTAAAGGTACTATATATTGGCATGACTCGACAATAGTGAATGTGTAAGTATATATTATGCATGTGAATATGATTACAAACGTTGTTATTGGTAACACCATTTGTACAGTCCAtgccattttaaaaaaagggaGATCTTTGATTTGAGCACAGTGTGTACGTTTGCTGAAACTCAGCACTCCACGGCAGACATGGCTCGATAAAGTTTGAATTGCATCACTGATACGGCCCTTCGATTTATGCATAGGTTCAAAATTTGTGACACCCTGTCTACAGCTGGTGCTGTCTCCAAATGAGTAAAATTCCCCCaaaggacataaaacaaacatttaacCAAATCACTATCGGTCGAcgggggtgtttactcctcctaggtacctctgatcccacctctggtatatatagGGATGTGTGTTTGTCGAATtctctatttggtattgcttatagttctgagattgattaatgttcgttatgttcacctttcacGTATACAgaatagaaatatttctttacaaTCTTTGCACTGAAGTAATGGGTTCTCTCATCACTTGtgcacctacatgtatgttggcATCTATTTCCGCCACCTTGTCTTTAGCTAAATGCATTTTAGCAATGTTTATTTGAATGACTTTTAGAGGAAAGTTTAGATTATTTTAAGACAGGCCAAATATCTAGAACATTTTGGGGAAATTTTCAcagaaaaaacatttttattgcttGTGATATTTATTCTTTAACCCCGAATTGACAGACACCGCTAAACGATATTCCTTTTTCATTTAGAGGTCAGATCTACAGCCATGAGACATATACCTGTCACGACTGCGACAGTGCAACCATCGGGTGCGAGATGGGCGGGGAACATCGGTTCTAATGGTGACAATAAAACGAAAACTATTGTATATCCAAAATCAGTATCGCCTAAGTCAGAAGACTCGAATCAAGGTTTATACGCTATCGTGAGTGTCAACTCTCTTCTTACTCTCCCTGTAACGGTCGCTGTCATCCTTTTCCTCTGCAAAAAATTCTACAAGAAGAAACCAAAGACGGACAATGTGGAGATAGATCATGTTGACCCCTGTTACAACGACCTGAATGAATTCAACACCTGTGTGAAAACGTCCGATTACGACGCATTGTCTAACTGTGCAGAAGACACCGACACAGCTTCGTGCACGGCGAACTATTTAATTCGTAGTCCACTGCAACGTAAGGCCAGGGAGAATAGTTACGTTCCTGTCAGGGAAAGAAAGCCCAAAGAAAACGACGAGACAATAACAAACCAagatatttattcaaaaatccAACGAAAAGATGTCGTGATCGAAACAGGTTATCATTCAATGGACGGAAGTATTGTGATTGAATCCCTAGAATGCCAAGATTCTCTCAATACCCTCCAAAGAAGCGAGGAATCTTTGTATATTGTTCCTTTGGTACCCACAATTGAAGAACCAGGAATTCGAATCAAGTCTTCAATAGAAATGACAAGCTACAAACAAGATGAGAGCGAACTGGAGGATGCTGGGAGAGAGGGTGAAATTTACGTCACCGTGGTGTAAGAACGGGAAGCGCAATTTTTCATAGCACtgtctttattattattagcaTTATCATACAGTTAGCctgtaaaattaagaatttttaaaatgaaattttgcccTTCAAACCACcacttacatacatatatgtactgaTAGAGACTGGAAGATGGTATGGTGTTCTACAAAATGAAAGACTATGTACATGATATGAGAAAGGAGGAATATGTTATGATTTCCACCTCATTTTTCAGTGTTCAACATCTTCACAACTaaggaaaaatctttataaagcagtttatgaatgaaaaaataataaaaaacaaaaacaaaaaacaaaaacagcaaaaaaaaaaaaaaaaaaaaaaaaaaaaaaaacaacacccccccccaaaaagaCCCCAAAACAACAAGGCGTTCTGAAGTTTTCTGAATTTTTGTCAAGCCAAATATGAAACCATTAAGAAACCGTTGTGATTTATTTCACATGTTTGACATTTTATGTACCTTTCTGTTACATTTAAATGTATTGCTACCATATTTATACACATGTTATATGCCTTTCTGTAAGTCATACATTATGCATTGTTTCATATATGAACCTCTTGCCATTATTATATCTATTTCTTGTACCTCATGTAGCATTTCATATGGCTGGACTcaataaatttaaatttaattggattgaaattgtttgttttatcattacatgcaatcTCATTTGGGGCAATATGGTTATGTATTTTCAAGCCGATCATATCTTGTTCCCTTGTTTATCAACCGATTCTCAACAAAATGAAAACACTACGTTATagcaatctagtttgccaatgtaatcttcattgggtcaaatgctgtttgacttatttcataccgattgttaggcagttcttggcacactaattttgactacggataactccgtttacctgatcaagatacggGGCTgcctcacggctggtgtgacccgtcggcaggggatgcttactcctcctaggcacccgatcccacctctggtgtgcccaggggtccgtgtttgct
Above is a genomic segment from Ostrea edulis chromosome 3, xbOstEdul1.1, whole genome shotgun sequence containing:
- the LOC125675133 gene encoding multiple epidermal growth factor-like domains protein 10, with translation MRQLGPFHVFIHLVILWISAKDSNSSNNTCDGECCEGYIWDTKGTSCIECAVGYYGANCSEKCPPPSYGQHCQNTCKCENCDHVSGCEVRSTAMRHIPVTTATVQPSGARWAGNIGSNGDNKTKTIVYPKSVSPKSEDSNQGLYAIVSVNSLLTLPVTVAVILFLCKKFYKKKPKTDNVEIDHVDPCYNDLNEFNTCVKTSDYDALSNCAEDTDTASCTANYLIRSPLQRKARENSYVPVRERKPKENDETITNQDIYSKIQRKDVVIETGYHSMDGSIVIESLECQDSLNTLQRSEESLYIVPLVPTIEEPGIRIKSSIEMTSYKQDESELEDAGREGEIYVTVV